A window from Pedosphaera parvula Ellin514 encodes these proteins:
- a CDS encoding DUF5069 domain-containing protein has protein sequence MLYSAMANSYPTIIPGLRSPFDQIKGIVHFGRMLDKMRLAAAGKLPPDWEASRGVKAPTSFDSLCCKFLQIDYAKLEAETLKDDRSDEQLLEWAFQHGHKPTEEGIEIWNAYMTKRGWRDSATQRLNERLAQIGLAPGTVQTMFEFIDLDEGRRTV, from the coding sequence ATGCTCTATTCAGCCATGGCTAATTCCTATCCAACGATCATTCCCGGGCTGCGCAGCCCTTTCGATCAAATCAAAGGCATTGTTCACTTCGGGCGCATGTTGGACAAAATGCGGCTTGCAGCGGCCGGCAAACTGCCGCCGGACTGGGAGGCATCGCGTGGAGTAAAAGCGCCGACCAGCTTTGATTCGCTCTGCTGCAAATTCCTCCAAATCGATTACGCCAAGTTGGAAGCGGAAACCCTCAAGGACGACAGGAGCGACGAGCAACTCCTCGAATGGGCGTTCCAACATGGCCACAAACCAACCGAAGAGGGAATCGAGATTTGGAATGCTTACATGACCAAGCGCGGCTGGCGCGATTCCGCAACGCAGCGGCTGAATGAGCGTCTGGCCCAAATCGGCCTCGCTCCAGGAACCGTGCAAACCATGTTCGAGTTTATCGATCTCGATGAAGGCCGCCGGACCGTTTAG